Genomic DNA from Lactuca sativa cultivar Salinas chromosome 8, Lsat_Salinas_v11, whole genome shotgun sequence:
GGAGGATTTCATTAGGTGGCGCAGCCATTCCAGCTCTTTTTCTTGCAATTGGATCCTTACTAATCGTGGAGACTCCTACAAGTCTTATTGAGCGTGGAAATCCACAACAAGggcttgaaactcttcaaaagaTCCGAGGGGTTCAAGATGTGCAAAAAGAATATGATGAAATAGTAAATGCAACGGAAATAGCGAAGCAAATCAAGCATCCATTCAAGAACTTAATGAAGCGATCAAGTCGACCTCAGCTTGTGGTCTCGATGGTCCTTCAATTGTTCCAGCAGTTTACTGGCATTAATGTGATCATGTTTTATGCACCCGTTTTGTTTCAAACAATGGGGTTTGGGAGTGATGCATCGCTATTGTCGGCTGTTACTACTGGGTGTGTTAATGTGTTGGCTACATTGGTGGCAGTTTTTGGGGTTGATAAGTTTGGAAGAAGGTTCTTGCTTATTGAAGCTTCGATTCAAATGCTTATTGCACAGGTATGTACATGTCTTCGTTCAAcagaaaacccaaaccctaactGATCATATTATAAgagttttaactttttttttattgtttgatttCACAGAGTATTACAGGAGGAATACTTGCAGCATTCTTGAAATCTACGAATGTTTTACCAAAGAAATATTCATATCTAGTGCTATTCTTGATATGCTTTTTCGTATCTGGTTTTGCATGGTCATGGGGTCCTTTAGGGTGGTTGATTCCTAGTGAGATATTTCCATTAGAGACCAGAACGGCTGGTTTCTTTTGTGCAGTTAGCATGAACATGATCTTCACCTTCATTGTGGCTCAAGCTTTTCTAACAACACTTTGTCATATGCGTGCtggaatcttcttcttcttctgtggGTGGATTGTGATAATGGGGATTTTTGCTTATTCCTTTTTGCCGGAAACCAAAGGTGTCTCAATAGATGAAATGAACGATAAGGTATGGAAAAAGCATTGGTTTTGGAAAAGATACTTCAGGGAAGATCCTGATCAACACGACAAGCCTTGATCATAATTGTAGGATGTTTTATGTCGtttcagatttttttttcttttatattatcgtaaatttatttttatttttgtcagAACTCTTTAATGGCTTCGTGGTGTTTTTGGATAAAATGTTTTTAGACTTGTGGATTCGTAGTATATGTTTATGTTCTTTTTACTAGTTTTcgtttttatgtgtttattaatgtttattttttgCTATACTTTATTACAAAATGACATTGATAAATACTCACATGCATGCTAAATCCGTAACATAACTAAAATGTGACATTGATAAATACTCACATGCATGCTAAATCCGTAACATAACAAAAATGTGAATCTAAGGGTAGAGGGACTCATACCTCCCAACCAATTCAATGAGCTTCATATCAGTTTTCTCTCTTTTTCTTTCATTCATCTTTCCCAACTTACAATACATGAAAATCCTACTCTACAAGAAAACGcaagcattagcggcgacaaacaACTTCCGCATTCTTTGTCGCCACTAAAGGTGTATGTCGCCACTAATGGCTACACGTTATCGATCCGTGTCAACAACTGATGTGAAATCATAGCCGTTGATTTAGTCCTAATACATCGCAAGGAAATCCACATCGTCTTGAACCTTCAGCAGCAACGCCTTTATCGGCGATAACTTCACCACTATTACTTGAAAATATATCGGCAAAGATTGCCTCCAATGTTGTCGCTGCTATTATCCCTTCCATCACCGCAACTGGTAGCCGTCGCCGCTAATACGTGTCGCAGATAATATATTTCGTTTTTTCCCGGTTCAATCATGCGATTGCCCCGTTTTCCCTTCTGTCGAAAATTGTTGCGACTGTGACCTCCATTACCTCCATCAAAAGTTTCCATCGGCATCCAAGACAACGCCGTCCCAAACGACATCACTGGTGACCCACCCTATCACCGGCGACGTCAATCAACGACGTTTCAAGACATTTTCGACGACAACTAGCTGTGAGTTTttccagttttttttttcttctctattttgcttttttttttcctCCTCTATCCCACTAAATGTAAATATTGATTAAAGAAATTTCGATATCTTGATGTATATTTCCGGAATATTAAGATCTACCGCAACCACCACTTTGTGGCTGGAAATTGCCATCATAGCCACCACAAAAAAGGTTTTTTCTGGTTATTTTATATATTGTGTATGTATGATGTGGATTCTTATGTgtatgatgcatgtatgtgtgtatatTTTTTTGTAAGTGTATGATGGATGCATATGTGTAATATGTTGGTGGTTTTAATATTTGTTTGTGTATGGAAACTATAATgctataatgaaaaaaaattaaataaaaaaaacaaagtaggttgctataatgGAATGTGTATTGCTtttgtatatgtgtatttgtatgtacaAAAAATTATAGATGTAGTTTGTGAATTTGTATGTAATTTTGAAACTATAATGCTAtagatgaaaaaaatgaaaaaaacgaAGTAGGAATTAATAAtgaacaaaaaaacaaaacaggatgatatatatatatatatatatatatatatatatatatatatatatatatatatatatatatatatatatatatatatatatatatagtgaaggGGAAATGTTGCCAAATTTTTGTTAAATAGAAAATCATGTAATTTACGTTCATATATAGTGAAGGGTTTAAAGGCCTACGCTTGTGAATACTCTATCCATTTTAGATTATTTGTTCCTCTTTCAGGGATATTTTTTGAATCGTCTACTTTATCAATACTCTATCTGATATTTGTTTCACGTAGAGTAAACCCTAAACAGTATAATATGTTTTAGTTGcatcatgtctattgataaaaATTGGACCGTTAATCCACATCGTCAATCTCCTAATTTCCAGCTAGACTTGACTCTTTTGTCGAGAGATCAATGGTACACCTAGATATTAAAGGTGAAACCAGATGTCCGTGCGAGAAATGTGATAACCTTTACTTCATGGATCCGAAAGCAATGAGACGTCATGTACATATACATTGTTTCATTCAGTCATACAAAACGTGGACATGTCACGATGAACCTTTAATTCTTCCGATTATAGATCTTGTAGCGCCAAGTAATGAGATGGTTGATGTTATCGATGATGTTATGTGGGAGGAGAGAGAAATTGATATCAACCTTAATGAAGGAATGCTAAATATAGGGGATAGCGGTGTAACGCCTAGTTCCtggtatttatttaattaaagatttattcatttttgtatagaaactcgatgagttggaggcaccaaaatcgtcgagtaggaatggaaACTGGATGCGGGTTGTAaagtctactcgacaagttaagagcctcaactcgacgagtaggctggcaAGGgtgaaactctaatttcggggtttcgcaacctatttaagcatcttaatcccttCATGCTAGCCTTATTtctagcctccaagtcccaaaccctaaatccagaaccctaatgcatttgtgagtttgtgagccatttttgagttAAGTTTTTTGTGTGTTGAAGCTTGtaaaggaaggagaagcttggggattcaagaaggAGTTAGTAGATCCAGAGACTCCATTTCATTCTCATAATTTcctggtaagcaagtctcaaactttcTTAGTAACTTCTTATATCTCCTTATTATcattttattgggtttttggtccaagaagcatgaTCTTTGGGAAATGGATATCCCAAGTGAGTATACCTTCATATCCAGAACCTTGAAGggctctcatggcataaaggtgcaaactttatggccattgaagccccatgaaagctttaggatgtcattttgtCCTTTTAAGCTTCAAAAGGCAATGAATGGAGAGAAAGATGGAAGTTTTACGTGTTCTTGTAGTGTCTAGGATCCAGATCTCCATTTATATCCCTTGGTTTAGAGTATTGACGGTGTTTGCATCAAGATCTAGGTcttaaagaattagggtttgagctaaacccattatgTAAGGCTATTAACGGGTAAAgtcggaaactttacccttaaaaggacattttcagtgTATATGGGAAGTatgaagcttagatctgaagattaagggcttaatccattaagatgaaGCAACAGACTaaagaacttggcgagtccatagaggaactcgatgagtttgaaCGATTTGTCTCGATTCTATAAAGGGCAAAACTCGATGAGTctaaggagggactcgacgagttgactcgttttATCATGATTCTACTGAGCATGGAAAGTCGGCGAGTCAAAGGGATGACTCGAGAAGTTGATTCAACTtggggtgttgactttgactagacgttgaccttgatcttgatcttgattttgaccaaggttgacctgtGAAAGTCTTGAGTAAAGAATGGTATCTAAGGGGTCGTTTCTGTATAGGACGTGAGTAGAGCAGGTTGCAGGAGCAGAGACGTTTCAGCTATTTCACCCcatcatttgaggtgagtttcctcctgtatgaacgggtcaaaggcaccaatatcAGCCCGtatatgtatgctagtatgttccgGACTTTGGTTTGCTGCCGAGGATAGCCCGATGTAggtttacatgtttccaaactTCGTT
This window encodes:
- the LOC111893166 gene encoding sugar transport protein 8; translation: MPAVMSVNGSSSGGPGDIPAKLTAQVLVCSIIAAFGGLMFGYDIGISGGVTSMDEFLEEFFPHVYVKKHHAKEDNYCKFDDQYLQLFTSSLYLAAVVCSLFASKCCKRYGRKLTIQLASLFFLAGVILTACAVNLAMLIFGRLFLGAGVGFGNQAVPLFISEIAPARYRGGLNVCFQLLVTVGILCASIVNYFTATHPHGWRISLGGAAIPALFLAIGSLLIVETPTSLIERGNPQQGLETLQKIRGVQDVQKEYDEIVNATEIAKQIKHPFKNLMKRSSRPQLVVSMVLQLFQQFTGINVIMFYAPVLFQTMGFGSDASLLSAVTTGCVNVLATLVAVFGVDKFGRRFLLIEASIQMLIAQSITGGILAAFLKSTNVLPKKYSYLVLFLICFFVSGFAWSWGPLGWLIPSEIFPLETRTAGFFCAVSMNMIFTFIVAQAFLTTLCHMRAGIFFFFCGWIVIMGIFAYSFLPETKGVSIDEMNDKVWKKHWFWKRYFREDPDQHDKP